The genomic region TTGGCTGCGATCCGAATGCTGCTAGCCTAGGCAAGCTGTCGCGGCGGATTGTGGCCGTCGGGCACAGGCGCGAGGGCGGATGTAGCCGTCCCCCAAAGGAGGACATGATGATTCGAGTCGAGCTTCCCGATGGAAGCGAGCGCGAGCTGCCACCCGGGGCGAGCGGAGCCGTACTGGCCGAGCGGCTGGGAGCGGGGATCGCCAGGGCGGCCGTCGCGATCGAGGTAGATGGATGCGAGGTGCGCGACCTTGCGCTGCCGCTGCGAGACGGGGAGCGGGTTCGGGTATTGACCAAGGACGATCCGCAGGCGCTTGCAGTCTTGCGTCACTCGGCTGCGCACGTAATGGCCGATGCCATCCTGCGCATCTTCCCCGCGGCCCAGCTGACGATCGGTCCAGTCGTCGAGGATGGGTTCTACTACGACATCTACCTGCCTCAGCAGAAGATCACGCCTGCCGATTTTTCGCGCATCGAGAACGAAATGAGGGTGATCGCGAAGGCGAAGCACGAGTTTGTACGCTGTGTCTCCAGCCACGCGCAGGCCAGCGAGCACTACGCTCGCTACCGGGCGATCGACGGCGGCCACAACGCCTTCAAGCAAGAGCTCGTGGCGGGTATCAAGGAGCGTGGCGAAGAGCTCTCGTTCTATCGGCACGGTGACTTCATCGATCTTTGTCGTGGACCCCACGTTCCTCACACCGGGTGGTTGAAGTTTGTGAAGCTGACGAAAGTCGCGGGCGCCTACTGGCGCGGCGACCCGCGCAAGCCGCAGCTGCAGCGCGTCTACGGTACGGCCTTTTTCGACAAGAAGGAGCTAAAGGAGTATCTGCGGCTGCTGGAGGAGGCGAAGAAGCGCGACCACCGCGTGCTCGGCAAAAAGCTCGACCTGTTCAGCTTCCATGAGGACGCCCCTGGGCTTCCCTTTTTCCACGCCAAAGGCGCGCAGCTGTTCGACCAGCTAACCGGTTACATGCGGGCCCAATTGCGCCGGCGCGGTTACATCGAGGTCAAGACCCCCCTCGTGCTGTCCGAGCAGCTTTGGCACACATCGGGACACTACGCGAACTACATGGAGAACATGTTCTTCACCAAGCTCAAGCTGCGCGACGAGGATGACCCCGCGAAGATTCACGACAATGTATGCGAGGACCGGCCGATGGCGGTCAAACCCATGAACTGCCCAGGTCACTTGCTCATCTACAAGACTCGTTTGCGGTCTTACAACGAGTTTCCGTTGAGAATCGCGGA from Pseudomonadota bacterium harbors:
- a CDS encoding threonine--tRNA ligase — protein: MMIRVELPDGSERELPPGASGAVLAERLGAGIARAAVAIEVDGCEVRDLALPLRDGERVRVLTKDDPQALAVLRHSAAHVMADAILRIFPAAQLTIGPVVEDGFYYDIYLPQQKITPADFSRIENEMRVIAKAKHEFVRCVSSHAQASEHYARYRAIDGGHNAFKQELVAGIKERGEELSFYRHGDFIDLCRGPHVPHTGWLKFVKLTKVAGAYWRGDPRKPQLQRVYGTAFFDKKELKEYLRLLEEAKKRDHRVLGKKLDLFSFHEDAPGLPFFHAKGAQLFDQLTGYMRAQLRRRGYIEVKTPLVLSEQLWHTSGHYANYMENMFFTKLKLRDEDDPAKIHDNVCEDRPMAVKPMNCPGHLLIYKTRLRSYNEFPLRIA